A genomic segment from Corylus avellana chromosome ca5, CavTom2PMs-1.0 encodes:
- the LOC132181565 gene encoding uncharacterized protein LOC132181565: MIVLKLWIKHQPKKTLHLMNRSRLKLLLCDGSQQEAIRVNLTNKSGLTALDVLDVIQQMAGEPTDFMLRDLLLRAEALRASELEHIDTAHVHHRQISVTEAPPPQTLWHFLLHEISLLNPWRFWKTLAKEVKNSSSQTQNALLVLAVLIATITYQSLLSPPAGLYNGDDFSAANISFNLREFLPFMVPNSVGFFVSLAVIILVMDGFPLKALLGIAVRCMAAGHLCRLFMIGPTSFKATDSAMIIIGTLVSMDLVRFSYWLVKRWSKEIRNRRRRRRI; encoded by the exons ATGATAGTGTTGAAGTTATGGATCAAACACCAACCCAAGAAAACTCTGCACCTCATGAACCGTAGTAG ACTGAAATTGCTACTTTGTGATGGTAGCCAACAAGAAGCAATCCGTGTGAATTTGACCAACAAGAGTGGTTTAACTGCTTTGGATGTGTTGGATGTGATACAGCAAATGGCGGGTGAGCCCACTGATTTCATGCTCAGGGATTTGCTTCTGCGTGCAGAAGCCTTAAGAGCCTCAGAACTTGAACACATTGACACTGCTCATGTTCATCACAGGCAAATCTCGGTGACGGAGGCACCGCCTCCCCAGACTCTCTGGCACTTCTTATTACATGAGATTTCACTTCTGAACCCTTGGAGATTTTGGAAAACGTTAGCAAAGGAAGTGAAAAATTCTTCATCACAAACTCAAAATGCTTTGTTGGTTCTGGCTGTACTTATCGCAACTATTACCTACCAATCCTTATTAAGTCCTCCCGCTGGCCTTTATAATGGTGACGATTTCAGTGCTGCTAATATATCATTCAATTTACGAGAATTCCTTCCATTCATGGTTCCCAACTCTGTTGGATTTTTCGTATCGCTTGCGGTGATTATTTTGGTTATGGATGGGTTTCCACTCAAAGCGTTGCTGGGGATCGCTGTGCGCTGCATGGCTGCAGGTCATCTTTGCAGACTTTTCATGATTGGACCTACTAGTTTCAAGGCTACAGATTCGGCGATGATAATAATAGGAACATTAGTATCGATGGACTTGGTTCGCTTCAGCTACTGGTTAGTCAAGAGATGGTCCAAAGAAATtagaaacagaagaagaagaagaagaatctaa